ACTTTAAAGCCTATAAGAATATTAAAACTTTATTTAATTCTTATATAGCTCTAGAAGTAGGAAAAGCTTTTATCAGAGTACTATAGAAATTTTCTATCTTCTATCTGAACCCTCCTTCTTAAAGCTTAAACTATTATAAGCTAATTACTATTACCTTGAATTTAGACTATTAGATATCTTTATGATCCTTTAAATACTAAATAAAGTTAGATAACTACTTCCTACCTATAAGACTAaggtatatagctagtacttagatagtagaagataacttatataagtatccttatatatatacgaCGTTAATAATGTCTAATAGAGacttactactactataaccTATTACCTCTAGGACGTATAAAAGCTAGAAGTCTAAGAACTTCTAGAAGACCTTAAAATAGAGTAGCCAGATCTATAAGTTTGTTAATAAGACTCTTCTTACTATCTCTAAGAGTAATATCCTCTATAAAGTAGAGTTTATAGACGTCTAGAAGTCGAACTAGAAGTATATACATACTTTAAAAATCATTACTTCACTCTTAAAGACTTTAAACACCCtaaataataataataaagGATTAGTATAAGAGTACTTATACAGTATATAAAAAGAGTAGAGCTAGTGAAGAGGCTCTAAATAATACTACATATTATATCCTAAACCGCCTTTATAGAATCTATAAGGTTATTAGATGCTCTATATTACCCTTAAAGAAGTATACTAGGAATAGTAATAATAAGTTTACTAATAacctctctaagaagaggaGAAGCTTAATAAATAAGAAGGAGATTAAGGATCTAATTAAGAAGATTAAGAGTAAGCTAGAGGAGGCTACTACTATCCGAAAGAGTATTGGTAAAGAAATTAGAGTTATAAAGTACCTTACTTTAAAGCTCTAATAGGATATATTAAAAGATAGTACAACTTAGTAGCGTAAAATAATAATTATATAGTTAAGATAAGGGTTATCGAGTATAAGATTTTATAAGTATTAGAAGAAGAGATTAAAATAGCTAATTTCAAGTATCTACTTATCCTATATAAATACTAGATAGATCTAACCCTTATTACCTTATACTTATAATTAGGATTTCCTAgtcttatactactataagatgttttatatatatatagatagtatcTTTAGTACTAACTCGCCTTATAGATAGTTAGCTGTATAAACTAGGTAAAGAAACGGTATTTCTATTATATCTTAAGAATTAGCTACCTCTAGTACGGATGACTattagtaatatatatataataacTTAAAATGGTAATAGTAGTACCGGATAAGACTCGGTATAATACTTAATTAAGATAAATTATAATGGAGTAAGGGTAGAAATATACTATATATTACGTTATAATTGATTATAGAATATAAATGTACTtaggtagtactagataGGCTATTAAGTAGAATTTGGATATAGTTTTAAAACCGCTATACTTTATATAAGCTTACTTAAGCGTTAATTACCATAAGCTTTATTAAGTATCTGAATAATGCTAAATACGACTCTAATATTAACACTAATAGTAAAGAATATAGTACTAAAGAGTAGGTAGAAGTAATACAAGATTAAAAAATATTATTAGATAAGAAGGTATTATGATATATTAAGATAGAGCGTAAGATAGAAGAAGCTACTACTACTTAGCTACTCTCTAATAAAGTTACTACTACGATGTTAATAGTTACTAATTAAGCTACTATAGCTAAACTAACTACTAAAGATAATATTACGAGTAAATATCCTAGTAATCTTTGTCCGCTACTATAGAGTAGTTATTCTATCTACTAGGATAAGCCTACTACTTAGGACTTTTTCTATTAGTAGACTAGGAAgtatagatatatagtattatagcGTAACTATAACTATAATAAGTAGATCTATCCGTAGCGTCTAGAGTATAGTTAGTATAGTTAATAAAAGAAGTATAAGAATACTAGATATATTTATAGTAGAGGCTTTATATATATTAAATATTAAGTATAGGTATAAATTACGTAGCTCTAGAAGTCGAAGATTTATATAATAAAGAAGGCGGGAaagaggaggggtttttactaacgcggtttcccctctatatgtacaaaaacaagatagtatagctatataggccagAGGGCACTACAATAGCTTAataaaatatctatctatctatctatataataaAGAAGGACCTGATAgaatagcgtatatctacgtatagtatcgccggtattagtatagataTACTTCAGGGGAAGGAAAGATATCCTAGGATTTACTAATCTAGAGACCGGTAAATCCTATTATATACTCTAGTTGCGTAACTCTTAATCTCCTACTCCTTAACCTAATAACCTATAATTCTTAATTTTAGAAATAATCCTActattactactactatcTTAGACTCTACTAATTTATTCTACTAGTGAATAGTAAGGTATTATATATATAATTATCAGAACTATAGTACTAAAGAGCCTAGCgctttactatctactataaTTACTATAGAGCCGAGGCTATTAACTATATTATCTAGAAGAGTTCCTTAACTAATAGtagctatagtctattagTAGACGCTTGCGTCGCTATATAAGTATACTAACTACAACTAGTATCATTATACTATATCCTCTTATTTAGAAgatatagtagtagaagaTGGATAGCTTAAAATATTAATATTTACTATCTACGCTATAGTAGTACCTGTTACTAGCTTTACAATATTTAAAGCTATTTACTCTTATATTCTCTATTACTTAACTTTACTAATTACTATACTAATAGGGCTTTAGACTATAAAGACCTACTAGGGATATAGAGACTTTAGTATTAAGGCCAAACTaactatatactattagatcataagtatagctatagtaaggaatAAGGCTATCTTATAGTAGATTGTCACCGTACCGGCGCACATTCACTTGAACCCGCGGGCACGTGCCTAGACTCTGCGCCCGCTgactaatccgactagcggcttggcgcccgtatataactcttacgccctccgcgcctctcttagatagaacatctattcgacttGTACCTTACCCAACCATGTGCTTATACCTGCTTATGACATAGATAAGTCTTATAACTAAGACTAATAAGTAAAAGAGTAGGGATAATTAGGTCTTTCTAATAGTTAATAtcttactattagtattaAAAAGAGGAACTAGATAGCCcggttatatactaagccgctataatctactatagtagtatctaGAGCCTATgtagtacctagtactagctatatagtaaGCTTAGAGTAGGTatattatactattatagtatagAATTATTActacctaagcctatatTTCTAGCTCAGCGCTAGGTTTATACTTAGAAGTTATAATAGAAATTAAAAGCTCTACTAATATAGCTCTAGAATACGTCACTTATACTATAGCCAACCATAatactatactatagtagtatattcTTATAAAATATAATTGCTTATATACATAATATACTGCCTCGAGTAAGTTAAGCTCTGTATTATATAGATAAAGCATATATACTAATTTATATAAGCTAGTAATACTGTATATTAATATTAGCTTACTATAGGAGCTTACTATActaataatacctaggatTATAATGTAATCTAAACGTAGAAATAAGGTGGAGATAGTAAATCTCTATTACTTATACTAATTATAGTATAGAATAGAGAAATATAGTTCTAAGGTTTAGGTACCTAGTCGATAGTATTATTATATCTAGTCGACAGCATTATTATACCTAGTCGTTACTATTTAGCCGCATATAGTTAGTACTATATAGTCTATCGACTAACCCCTACCGTAATCTTTGCGCTAATCTAGCTAATCCTTGTTACTCTCTTATGACCTCTATAGTACCTGGTAGCGTTGGAGTCATAAGTGCCTTTAGTTACTGCGCTCGGAACACATACCTATTCGCTACAATCCTGGATTTGGCTGGGATATCCCGCAACGCTTGTGACTTCAACGCTTCCACACGCTGTAAAGAGTATCCCACGCGGTCTTACATTAACAGGCGCCCCATCAAGCACTCCGCTGGCCTTTGTTCACACTTCTGCTGTTCGTCATGACGCGCAAGAATGTGCGAGTGCGTTGGAACAGAGGAGAGGGCGCGAGATCCGAGACGACCGGAACCTTAGACACGTCCAGCTGCACCAACACTGAGTTGACCGAAACATTTACGCGCGAAGATCCTGTCATCTCCAAGGTCGCGGCGGAGTTCGCTGGCGCCATCAGGAATGTCTACGCCGAAGAAAGGAGAGGCATCTCCGAGATGGAGGCCCACCGTCGACTGATCGCTTTCCGCGATATGCATCGCTACGACCCCAACTTGCCAGATGCCGCCTTCGATGCCATCAACGATGCCACTCAAAGACATGACCACAAGAGCGAAGCTGTCCTCATCCGTGAGCTTGTCGAAGATTCACCTTACCCCGAGGTACGTGCGTCGATCCGCGCCATTACTTGTTCCTGTATTGACCTGTAACGGAAGGTCCGTGCTGTCGTCCGCAACGACGATATAGATGTTCCGGTCAGCACTATCCGTGCCTGGACCATTGGCTTGTTCATGACCACGGTCGTGTCCATCTTTAATGCGTTGTTCACCCTCCGGTATCCCAATATCTGGATACCTACCAATGTGGTCCAGCTCCTGGCATACCCTCTTGGAGCCGGCTGGGCGGCGCTCATGCCATGTCGCGACATCTCTCTGTTCGGTATCAAGGCGCATCTCAATCCTGGTCCTTTCAACGTAAAGGAGCACGTCCTTATTGTGGTCATGGCCAATGCTGCCGTCGGTGGTGGGGCTGGCTACTTCGTTGACACTGTCGTCTCGATCCAGAAATTCTACAAAATCTCGGGCTTCGGCTGGGGGTTCAACATTCTTTTCGCACTGTCGACGCAATGTGCTGGATTTGGTCTCGCCGGTCTTGTCCGCAGGTGGGTTGTCGAGCCGGCTCCTATGATATGGCCTTCGGCTCTGGCCAGCGTGGCTATCATTAACGCTCTCCACGAACACATTGGCAGCGAGCCTGAGTATAAAAACGACTGGAGCATTGCGCGTTACAAGTGGCTCTTGTACGTGATAGCTGCCATGTTTATCTGGTCTTGGCTGCCTAATTTCATATTCCCGGCCTTGAGCTATTTCGCTTGGGTGACCTGGATTAAGCCCAACAGCGTCCTTGTCAACCAACTCTTTGGCCAGACGACTGGTATCTCTCTGGGATTTCCGTTTACTGGTTTCACACTCGACTGGGCTCAGATAAACAGCTGCTATGACAGTCCCTTGATAGCACCGTGGCACGCGAGCGCCAACATTCTGGTCGGCGTTATCGCTATCACGTGGGTCATCGTGCCAGCTTTCCACTACACTAACACCTGGTACGCCAACTACCTGCCTATCAGTCAAAATGGTATCACCGACAACACGGGGTCGCCATATAACATCTCCCGAATCCTCACCCCGGAGCATGTAGTGGACCCCGTCGAATACGAGAAGTACTCGCCACTTTTCCTGTCCACTCAGTTCGCTGTGACGTACGGTGTATCCTTTGCTGCAGTCTCTGCCTTGGCCTCCCACACTATCCTCTACCACAGCAAAG
This genomic window from Fulvia fulva chromosome 4, complete sequence contains:
- a CDS encoding Sexual differentiation process protein isp4 translates to MTRKNVRVRWNRGEGARSETTGTLDTSSCTNTELTETFTREDPVISKVAAEFAGAIRNVYAEERRGISEMEAHRRLIAFRDMHRYDPNLPDAAFDAINDATQRHDHKSEAVLIRELVEDSPYPEVRAVVRNDDIDVPVSTIRAWTIGLFMTTVVSIFNALFTLRYPNIWIPTNVVQLLAYPLGAGWAALMPCRDISLFGIKAHLNPGPFNVKEHVLIVVMANAAVGGGAGYFVDTVVSIQKFYKISGFGWGFNILFALSTQCAGFGLAGLVRRWVVEPAPMIWPSALASVAIINALHEHIGSEPEYKNDWSIARYKWLLYVIAAMFIWSWLPNFIFPALSYFAWVTWIKPNSVLVNQLFGQTTGISLGFPFTGFTLDWAQINSCYDSPLIAPWHASANILVGVIAITWVIVPAFHYTNTWYANYLPISQNGITDNTGSPYNISRILTPEHVVDPVEYEKYSPLFLSTQFAVTYGVSFAAVSALASHTILYHSKEIWERWRSSSSERDDIHMKIVRRYKIVPTWWYVVLLAITTAFAFAAACAFPTGMTASLVLLSLVIASALTIPAGVIQATTSTPLGLNVFTELIIGYIQPGHPIAMMLFKTFGYITMTQALSFCQDLKLGQYMHVPQRSLFTAQLIATAWSCFCQLGIVQWALGAISNICTAEAAAHFTCNNIMTFYNASVIWGAIGPKHLFSGTAIYKDLNWFWLLGFVLPIIIYGVGRAFPKVSMLRRVNIPLVFTAVKYIPPYNAMNVLAYCLVSFIFQKHIYTRARGWWMEYNYVTSAGMDIGLAICAIMMFFCVQLPGVSMAPWWGTKVIETGDYNGTARRDTLSRGETFGPAVWKW